Proteins from a genomic interval of Egibacteraceae bacterium:
- a CDS encoding ATP-dependent DNA ligase, whose protein sequence is MTWPFDPPRTPMEARVHTALPSPPGWAYEPKWDGFRALAWGGPEPRLDSRNQRPLLRYFPELAPALALLPAGAVVDGEVVVVRDGRTDFDALQQRIHPAESRIRLLAEQTPAELVAFDLLAVHGNDLRGAPFAERRERVAALVEGLEQPAGPRSWHLTVSTIDVEEGRRWFDAFEAAGCDGIVAKALTGAYEEGKRSMVKVKHRRDADVVVGGYRVHKHGDRVGSLLLGLYDDTGRLHFIGHCSGFGDADRVALLERLRPLEVPDGSAALGAGGSVRAPGEPSRWSGDKDLAWVPVRPELVCEVSYDQLTGDRFRHATRFARWRPDKDPRECTFEQLERPRGPTFADVVAT, encoded by the coding sequence ATGACCTGGCCGTTCGACCCGCCCCGCACACCGATGGAGGCGCGGGTCCACACCGCCCTGCCCAGCCCTCCGGGATGGGCGTACGAGCCGAAGTGGGACGGGTTCCGGGCCCTCGCCTGGGGTGGGCCCGAGCCGCGCCTGGACAGCCGCAACCAGCGCCCGCTGCTGCGCTACTTCCCCGAGCTGGCCCCCGCGCTCGCACTGCTGCCGGCGGGCGCGGTGGTCGACGGGGAGGTCGTCGTCGTGCGTGACGGCAGGACGGACTTCGACGCGCTGCAGCAGCGCATCCACCCGGCGGAGAGCCGGATCCGCCTGCTCGCGGAGCAGACCCCGGCCGAGCTCGTGGCCTTCGACCTGCTCGCCGTCCACGGCAACGACCTGCGCGGCGCCCCGTTCGCCGAGCGGCGGGAGCGTGTCGCCGCCCTCGTCGAGGGGCTCGAGCAGCCGGCCGGTCCCCGGAGCTGGCACCTCACCGTGTCGACCATCGACGTCGAGGAAGGTCGCCGCTGGTTCGACGCGTTCGAGGCCGCCGGCTGCGACGGGATCGTCGCAAAGGCCCTGACCGGAGCCTACGAGGAGGGCAAGCGGTCGATGGTGAAGGTCAAGCACCGTCGTGACGCGGACGTCGTCGTCGGTGGCTACCGTGTCCACAAGCACGGCGACCGGGTGGGCTCCCTGCTGCTCGGGCTGTACGACGACACCGGGCGGCTGCACTTCATCGGGCACTGCTCGGGGTTCGGCGACGCGGACCGCGTCGCGCTGCTCGAGCGGCTGCGGCCCCTGGAGGTGCCCGACGGCAGCGCCGCGCTGGGCGCCGGCGGCAGCGTGCGCGCTCCCGGCGAGCCGAGCCGCTGGTCCGGTGACAAGGACCTCGCGTGGGTGCCGGTGCGCCCCGAGCTCGTCTGCGAGGTGAGCTACGACCAGCTCACGGGCGACCGCTTCCGTCACGCCACCCGCTTCGCACGCTGGCGGCCCGACAAGGACCCCCGCGAGTGCACGTTCGAGCAGCTCGAGCGCCCGCGGGGGCCGACGTTCGCCGACGTCGTTGCGACCTAG
- a CDS encoding PTS glucose transporter subunit IIA has product MRTLASPLKGRVVPLERVADPVFADRVVGDGVAIEPASGEVCAPVEGTVAKLFRGGHAFVVQTSDGVEVLTHIGLDTVELEGEGFTCHVDEHDAVTAGQHVVTVDLERLRGRGIDLTSPVVVLSHHSVRPLATGAVDVGAPLMEVRAEEQA; this is encoded by the coding sequence ATGAGGACGCTCGCGAGCCCCCTGAAGGGACGGGTCGTGCCCCTGGAGCGCGTCGCCGATCCCGTCTTCGCCGACCGGGTGGTGGGCGACGGCGTCGCGATCGAGCCCGCCAGCGGCGAGGTGTGCGCACCGGTGGAGGGCACCGTGGCGAAGCTGTTCCGTGGGGGACACGCCTTCGTCGTGCAGACGAGCGACGGTGTGGAGGTCCTCACCCACATCGGCCTCGACACCGTGGAGCTCGAGGGCGAGGGCTTCACCTGCCACGTCGACGAGCACGACGCCGTGACCGCCGGTCAGCATGTCGTGACCGTCGACCTCGAACGGCTGCGGGGTCGGGGCATCGACCTCACGAGCCCGGTCGTGGTGCTCTCTCACCACTCGGTGCGGCCGCTTGCCACGGGCGCCGTCGACGTGGGTGCGCCGCTCATGGAGGTGAGGGCCGAAGAACAAGCCTGA
- a CDS encoding DUF1749 domain-containing protein, whose product MAAASRRRSGRTAAGLLAAALVVLLAAGWHYATVVLRAAPAPPPAVSVLDVGERTVTLERRDDSLRAGVWGLHGPNGYAQVWEVTGADDDTVTRRLVMLAGALEAGTRARLDPLAYPPDPATAFFFPAEAVALRGGGRADLVLPEVAAPDHDRLGWRTAGLHDTWVVLVPGQARREAYRLVPTVRELGLPALVVGADAPVASGGAPPAGRVDWRSVQAATDHAFDVGAESVVLAGLSVGGMAVAHYLQRSPDAHRVVGAVLDTPVLDRDAVVTAAAADRGVPGWMTPLVKAIVAARTGVRSGDGEAFAERLAVPVLVFHGMDDPVVPAAGTVAFAAARPDLVTTALVEAAGHLESWNADPRGYVRRLRAFLIRVAG is encoded by the coding sequence GTGGCGGCAGCCTCCCGCCGGCGGAGCGGGCGGACGGCGGCCGGCCTCCTCGCCGCCGCGCTCGTCGTGCTGCTCGCCGCCGGCTGGCACTACGCGACGGTCGTCCTGCGCGCGGCCCCCGCTCCGCCTCCCGCGGTGAGCGTCCTCGACGTCGGGGAGCGCACCGTGACGCTCGAACGTCGGGACGACAGCCTGCGCGCGGGTGTGTGGGGCCTCCACGGGCCGAACGGCTACGCCCAGGTGTGGGAGGTCACCGGAGCCGACGACGACACCGTGACGCGCCGGCTCGTCATGCTCGCCGGCGCCCTCGAGGCGGGCACGCGCGCACGCCTGGACCCGCTCGCCTATCCACCCGACCCCGCCACGGCGTTCTTCTTCCCCGCCGAGGCGGTCGCGCTCCGCGGGGGCGGGCGCGCCGACCTCGTGCTGCCCGAGGTGGCCGCGCCGGACCACGACCGCCTGGGTTGGCGCACGGCGGGGCTGCACGACACGTGGGTCGTGCTCGTGCCCGGTCAGGCCCGCAGAGAGGCCTACCGGCTCGTGCCGACGGTGCGCGAGCTCGGCCTCCCCGCCCTCGTCGTGGGGGCCGACGCGCCGGTTGCCTCGGGTGGTGCGCCCCCGGCCGGTCGCGTGGACTGGCGGAGCGTGCAGGCCGCGACGGACCATGCGTTCGATGTGGGCGCCGAGTCGGTCGTCCTCGCCGGGCTCTCCGTCGGGGGCATGGCGGTTGCGCACTACCTCCAGCGCTCGCCCGACGCCCACCGGGTCGTCGGCGCGGTGCTCGACACCCCCGTGCTCGACCGCGACGCGGTGGTGACCGCAGCCGCCGCCGACCGGGGCGTGCCGGGGTGGATGACCCCCCTCGTCAAAGCGATCGTCGCGGCGCGCACCGGCGTGCGCTCGGGTGACGGCGAGGCGTTTGCGGAGCGCCTGGCCGTCCCGGTGCTCGTGTTCCACGGCATGGATGACCCGGTCGTGCCGGCAGCGGGTACCGTCGCGTTCGCCGCGGCCCGTCCCGACCTCGTCACCACGGCTCTCGTCGAGGCGGCCGGGCACCTCGAGTCCTGGAACGCCGACCCCCGGGGCTACGTGCGGCGCCTGCGCGCGTTCCTCATCCGGGTGGCCGGGTGA
- a CDS encoding PTS glucose/sucrose transporter subunit IIB, with translation MSFDDVAAQVLEGLGGADNIETLEPCITRLRVELHDASKLDEAVLRKAGAHGVMKAGKVVQVVMGTQSDNIESAMRRLM, from the coding sequence ATGAGCTTCGACGATGTCGCGGCACAGGTGCTCGAAGGCCTTGGTGGCGCGGACAACATCGAAACCCTCGAACCCTGCATCACCCGGCTGCGGGTGGAGCTCCACGACGCCTCGAAGCTCGACGAGGCGGTCCTGCGCAAGGCGGGCGCCCACGGGGTCATGAAGGCGGGCAAGGTCGTCCAGGTCGTCATGGGGACGCAGAGCGACAACATCGAGTCGGCGATGCGCAGGCTCATGTGA
- the dapC gene encoding succinyldiaminopimelate transaminase, translating to MTNPLLQRLGGYPLAAFQELKLALAADGRPLHDFSVGDPVEPTPPFIRRALIEAVPEVSQYPTAAGLQEVRAAIAGWVRRRFGVDVDPDTEVLPTAGSKESIFHLPLALVDRDSTRRAVVWGAPGYPVYERGQLFAGGDSDPVQLTPRESWRLPLDALDPARLQRACVAWLNYPHNPTGAAVDDDYYRRCLATARQHGVVLASDECYADIYPVDAPAPPSLLQAATGDLSGVVVAFSLSKRSGMTGYRCGALVGDAALIAEQRVLRPNIGTASPDFVQRAAAAAWSDDAHAAERRVVFDGKRAVLRAFLSGAGLDVSGSEATFYVWFAAPGGDDAAYAEALLRHRVVVSPGSAFGAAGRGWLRVALVPDLAGCQAAVAAWQAAIAAGDLPGHEGQR from the coding sequence GTGACGAATCCGCTCCTGCAGCGGCTCGGCGGCTATCCGCTCGCCGCCTTCCAGGAGCTCAAGCTCGCCCTGGCCGCAGACGGGCGGCCCCTGCACGACTTCTCCGTGGGCGACCCGGTGGAACCCACACCCCCGTTCATCCGCCGCGCGCTCATCGAGGCGGTGCCGGAGGTGAGCCAGTACCCGACAGCCGCGGGTCTGCAGGAGGTCCGCGCGGCGATCGCGGGATGGGTGCGACGGCGATTCGGGGTCGACGTCGACCCTGACACAGAGGTTCTACCCACCGCCGGCAGCAAGGAATCCATCTTCCACCTGCCCCTGGCCCTCGTGGACCGGGACAGCACCCGGCGCGCCGTCGTGTGGGGCGCGCCGGGCTACCCCGTGTACGAGCGCGGCCAGCTGTTCGCCGGCGGCGACAGCGACCCGGTCCAGCTGACGCCCCGGGAGAGCTGGCGACTGCCCCTCGACGCCCTCGACCCTGCCCGTCTGCAACGCGCCTGCGTCGCCTGGCTGAACTACCCGCACAACCCGACGGGGGCCGCGGTCGACGACGACTACTACCGCCGCTGCCTCGCCACTGCCCGCCAGCACGGCGTCGTCCTGGCCAGCGACGAGTGCTACGCCGACATCTACCCCGTGGACGCGCCGGCGCCGCCGTCCTTGCTCCAGGCCGCCACCGGTGACCTGTCGGGCGTCGTCGTGGCGTTCAGCCTGTCGAAGCGCTCGGGGATGACCGGCTACCGCTGCGGGGCGCTCGTCGGTGACGCGGCGCTGATCGCCGAGCAGCGGGTCCTGCGCCCGAACATCGGGACGGCGAGCCCGGACTTCGTCCAGCGGGCCGCCGCGGCCGCCTGGTCCGACGACGCCCACGCCGCCGAGCGCCGGGTGGTGTTCGACGGCAAACGGGCGGTGCTGCGCGCGTTCCTGTCCGGAGCCGGCCTGGACGTGAGCGGAAGCGAGGCGACGTTCTACGTGTGGTTCGCCGCCCCGGGCGGTGACGACGCCGCCTATGCGGAGGCACTCCTGCGCCACCGCGTCGTGGTCTCGCCCGGGAGCGCGTTCGGGGCGGCGGGGCGGGGCTGGCTGCGCGTCGCCCTCGTCCCCGACCTGGCCGGCTGCCAGGCTGCGGTCGCGGCCTGGCAGGCGGCGATCGCCGCAGGCGACCTGCCCGGCCACGAAGGGCAGCGCTAG
- a CDS encoding PTS transporter subunit EIIC — MMPIAVLPAAALLLRFGALGIELELPAQPLWQGMEAAAGAIFGNLPIIFAIGVAIGLTGGAGAAGLAAAIGHLILQAINELTVVVPEVVENGEVVEEAVTADMGVIGGIIIGLLAAWLFDRYKEVRLPDYLAFFGGRRFVPIITAFSSIGVGIVAFFVWPPIGLAIGELGEWIVGAGALGAFVYGVANRGLLPFGLHHIINTLVWFEFGTFRDPQTGEAVGGDLTRFFAGDPDAGLFMAGWFFVMMFGLPAASYAMYRRADAGNRKQTGAIMGSAGFTSFLTGITEPIEFSFVFNAPALYGIHALLSGVALVTADLLDIRHGFGFSAGVIDYLINYPLATNPLLIIPVGLVFALLYFLLFYFAIPMLDVASPGRTTRKESAAAEEPVV, encoded by the coding sequence ATGATGCCCATCGCCGTGCTGCCCGCGGCCGCGCTGCTCCTGCGGTTCGGGGCGCTCGGCATCGAGCTCGAGCTGCCGGCCCAGCCCCTGTGGCAGGGCATGGAAGCTGCCGCCGGGGCGATCTTCGGCAACCTGCCGATCATCTTCGCGATCGGCGTGGCGATCGGGCTCACCGGCGGCGCCGGCGCCGCCGGTCTGGCCGCCGCCATCGGTCACCTCATCCTCCAGGCGATCAACGAGCTCACCGTCGTCGTGCCCGAGGTCGTGGAGAACGGCGAGGTGGTGGAGGAGGCCGTCACCGCCGACATGGGGGTGATAGGCGGCATCATCATCGGCCTGCTCGCCGCCTGGCTGTTCGACCGGTACAAGGAGGTGCGGCTGCCCGACTACCTCGCGTTCTTCGGCGGACGCCGGTTCGTGCCGATCATCACGGCTTTCTCCTCGATCGGCGTCGGCATCGTCGCGTTCTTCGTGTGGCCGCCGATCGGGCTCGCCATCGGGGAGCTCGGGGAGTGGATCGTCGGTGCCGGCGCGCTCGGTGCGTTCGTGTACGGGGTCGCCAACCGCGGCCTTCTTCCCTTCGGGCTGCACCACATCATCAACACCCTCGTGTGGTTCGAGTTCGGTACGTTCCGCGACCCCCAGACCGGCGAGGCCGTCGGCGGGGACCTCACGCGCTTCTTCGCCGGCGATCCCGACGCTGGCCTGTTCATGGCGGGGTGGTTCTTCGTCATGATGTTCGGGCTGCCGGCGGCCTCCTACGCGATGTACCGGCGCGCCGACGCGGGCAACCGCAAGCAAACCGGGGCGATCATGGGCTCGGCGGGGTTCACGTCGTTCCTCACCGGGATCACCGAACCGATCGAGTTCAGCTTCGTGTTCAACGCCCCAGCCCTGTACGGCATCCACGCCCTGCTGTCGGGGGTGGCGCTCGTCACCGCCGACCTGCTCGACATCCGCCACGGGTTCGGCTTCTCGGCCGGCGTCATCGACTACCTCATCAACTACCCGCTCGCCACGAACCCCCTCCTCATCATCCCCGTGGGACTGGTGTTCGCGTTGCTGTACTTCCTGCTCTTCTACTTCGCCATCCCGATGCTCGACGTCGCCTCGCCGGGACGCACGACGCGCAAGGAGAGCGCAGCCGCCGAAGAGCCGGTCGTCTGA
- the dapE gene encoding succinyl-diaminopimelate desuccinylase, producing MGTHADRLEALLGELLALPCVTGEEGPIADLVESRYAGRGERVQRVGHSIVVGEPDADRPDVLLVGHLDVVPPTDADRRARRDGDRIVGRGASDMKSGLAAAMDCFEDPALRAGPYNLLLVAYAGEEGPHEANELARVLDAVPEVGEADLAVVLEPTDLTVQLGCLGALHAEVTIRGRAAHSARPWQGENALTKAGGLLAELHDRRPVDVTVDGLTYQEVLTATQAWTANARNVVPDRFTVNVNYRFAPDKTVESAEEALRAFLGDRAECHVTDRAPAARPYRDNPHVAAFVETVGAPVEAKQAWTDVARFAAEGVPALNYGPGLTGQAHQAGEYVPVGNLHAARERLAAFLGRPWGRDAG from the coding sequence ATGGGCACGCACGCCGACCGGCTCGAGGCGCTCCTCGGCGAGCTGCTCGCCCTGCCCTGCGTCACCGGGGAGGAGGGGCCGATCGCGGACCTCGTAGAGTCTCGCTACGCCGGCCGCGGGGAGCGTGTCCAGCGGGTCGGTCACTCGATCGTGGTGGGCGAGCCGGACGCGGACCGGCCCGACGTGCTGCTCGTCGGCCACCTCGACGTCGTCCCGCCGACCGACGCCGACCGTCGCGCCCGGCGCGACGGGGACCGCATCGTCGGGCGGGGCGCGAGCGACATGAAGTCCGGGCTCGCCGCGGCGATGGACTGCTTCGAGGACCCCGCGCTGCGAGCGGGCCCGTACAACCTCCTGCTCGTCGCCTACGCCGGCGAGGAGGGGCCGCACGAGGCCAACGAGCTCGCCCGGGTGCTCGACGCCGTGCCCGAGGTCGGTGAGGCCGACCTCGCCGTGGTCCTCGAGCCGACCGACCTCACCGTGCAGCTCGGCTGCCTCGGTGCGCTGCACGCCGAAGTGACCATCCGCGGCCGCGCGGCCCACTCGGCCCGCCCGTGGCAGGGCGAGAACGCCCTCACGAAGGCGGGGGGCCTGCTCGCCGAGCTACACGACCGCCGACCTGTCGACGTCACCGTCGACGGGCTGACCTACCAGGAGGTCCTCACCGCGACGCAGGCTTGGACGGCGAACGCCCGCAACGTCGTGCCGGACCGGTTCACCGTGAACGTCAACTACCGGTTCGCACCCGACAAAACCGTCGAGAGTGCCGAGGAGGCGCTGCGCGCGTTCCTCGGGGACCGGGCGGAGTGTCACGTCACCGACCGCGCACCGGCGGCCAGGCCGTACCGCGACAACCCCCACGTGGCGGCGTTCGTCGAGACCGTCGGCGCTCCGGTCGAGGCCAAGCAGGCCTGGACCGACGTCGCCCGGTTCGCCGCGGAAGGCGTCCCGGCGCTCAACTACGGCCCCGGCCTCACCGGGCAGGCGCACCAGGCGGGGGAGTACGTCCCCGTGGGGAACCTCCACGCCGCCCGGGAACGCCTCGCGGCGTTCCTCGGCCGCCCATGGGGGCGCGACGCCGGGTAG
- a CDS encoding 5'-3' exonuclease, with the protein MRLLLDTSSLLYRAFFALPTTIAAPDGTPVNALRGYLDMTARLVTDRRPAEVVHVFDDDWRPAPRVAAYSGYKSARTEEPGELTAQFALLPSVLDALGHRQVHAPGWEADDAIGTLCHAVGGDERVAVVTGDRDLLQLVRDPHVRVLFTVRGTSELAEFDEAGVEARYGVPPARYVDFAILRGDPSDGLPGVPGVGDKTARTLVTTYPDLDALLADAGAQTPRLAQRLAAAGDYVTAMRSVVPVMTDVALATRVGARDDDALAALARRHNLEGPVRRLREALDA; encoded by the coding sequence ATGCGGCTGCTCCTCGACACCTCGAGCCTGCTCTACCGGGCCTTCTTCGCCCTGCCCACGACCATCGCCGCGCCCGACGGGACGCCGGTCAACGCCCTGCGCGGCTACCTCGACATGACGGCCCGCCTCGTGACCGACCGCCGGCCCGCCGAGGTCGTGCACGTCTTCGACGACGACTGGCGTCCGGCACCCCGCGTGGCCGCCTACTCCGGGTACAAGAGCGCCCGCACGGAAGAACCCGGGGAGCTGACCGCGCAGTTCGCGCTGCTGCCGTCCGTCCTCGACGCGCTCGGTCACCGCCAGGTGCACGCCCCCGGCTGGGAGGCCGACGACGCGATCGGCACGCTCTGCCACGCCGTGGGGGGCGACGAGCGTGTCGCCGTCGTCACCGGCGACCGTGACCTCCTCCAGCTCGTGCGCGACCCCCACGTGCGGGTGCTGTTCACCGTGCGCGGGACGTCCGAGCTCGCCGAGTTCGACGAGGCCGGCGTCGAGGCGCGCTACGGCGTCCCCCCCGCCCGCTACGTCGACTTCGCGATCCTCCGTGGTGACCCGTCCGACGGGCTGCCCGGCGTCCCGGGCGTGGGGGACAAGACAGCCCGCACGCTCGTCACCACCTATCCCGACCTCGACGCCCTGCTCGCCGACGCCGGCGCGCAGACGCCGCGTCTGGCCCAACGCCTCGCCGCGGCGGGCGACTACGTCACCGCGATGCGCAGCGTCGTGCCCGTCATGACCGACGTCGCCCTCGCGACCCGCGTGGGCGCCCGCGACGACGACGCTCTCGCGGCGCTCGCGCGCCGGCACAACCTCGAGGGGCCCGTCCGCCGGCTGCGCGAGGCGCTCGATGCCTGA
- a CDS encoding SDR family NAD(P)-dependent oxidoreductase — MAETLVWVTGASRGIGAALVASVPYADARVIDISRSGPGTTPPDGSVVEHLRADLADPQAWAAVEAHLLAQLGDFRGRRAVFVHNAGTITPIGFVGEVDSVAYRRNVLLNSAAPQALGHAFLRAVNESGFSGQAHLVMLTSGAAQTPYEGWSSYSAGKAALDMWVRVAGAEQARRGGRTRVVAVAPGVVATRMQDSIRTMDEADFPQVAKFIDLHESGSLADPGDAAGGIWRLLERDLENGAVTDLRTLR, encoded by the coding sequence ATGGCAGAGACCCTCGTGTGGGTCACGGGCGCGTCGCGCGGCATCGGCGCTGCGCTCGTCGCGTCCGTGCCCTATGCCGACGCCCGCGTCATCGACATCTCACGTTCGGGCCCGGGCACGACACCGCCCGACGGCTCGGTCGTCGAGCACCTGCGCGCCGACCTCGCCGACCCGCAGGCGTGGGCGGCGGTGGAGGCCCACCTGCTCGCACAGCTCGGCGACTTCCGCGGCCGGCGGGCCGTGTTCGTGCACAACGCCGGCACGATCACCCCCATCGGGTTCGTGGGCGAGGTCGACTCGGTGGCGTACCGGCGCAACGTCCTGCTCAACTCCGCCGCACCCCAGGCGCTCGGACACGCCTTCCTCAGGGCGGTCAACGAATCGGGCTTCTCCGGACAGGCGCACCTCGTCATGCTCACCTCCGGGGCGGCGCAGACGCCCTACGAGGGCTGGTCGAGCTACTCGGCGGGCAAGGCGGCGCTCGACATGTGGGTCCGGGTCGCCGGCGCCGAGCAGGCGCGGCGCGGAGGGCGGACCCGTGTCGTCGCCGTCGCTCCGGGGGTGGTCGCCACCAGGATGCAGGACTCCATCCGCACCATGGACGAGGCGGACTTCCCCCAGGTGGCCAAGTTCATCGACCTGCACGAGTCGGGCAGCCTCGCCGACCCCGGCGACGCCGCCGGGGGAATCTGGAGGCTGCTCGAGCGCGACCTCGAGAACGGCGCGGTCACGGACCTGCGGACGCTGCGATGA
- a CDS encoding 2,3,4,5-tetrahydropyridine-2,6-dicarboxylate N-succinyltransferase — MSDHEALRKTIDAAFEDGAHDAPEAREAVSAALDLLDTGAVRIAEKQGSEWVVNEWLKRAVLLSFRQRKMETIELGPFEFRDKVPLKSGYAQAGVRVVPPAVVRHGAFVEAGAVLMPSYVNIGARVGSGTMVDTWATVGSCAQVGRNVHLSGGVGLGGVLEPPGARPVIIEDDAFIGSRCVVVEGVVVEEGAVLGALTVLTASTQVVDVTGDEPVVSRGRVPARSVVIPGTRPKDFPAGTFGVPCALVIGQRSAATDKKVSLNEALREHDVPV; from the coding sequence ATGAGCGACCACGAAGCCCTGCGCAAGACGATCGACGCGGCGTTCGAGGACGGCGCGCACGACGCGCCCGAGGCGCGTGAGGCGGTGAGCGCGGCGCTCGACCTCCTCGACACGGGTGCGGTCCGCATCGCGGAGAAGCAGGGCTCGGAATGGGTCGTGAACGAATGGCTGAAGCGCGCGGTGCTGCTGAGCTTCCGGCAGCGGAAGATGGAGACGATCGAGCTCGGCCCGTTCGAGTTCCGCGACAAGGTGCCGCTGAAGTCGGGTTACGCCCAGGCGGGGGTGCGGGTCGTGCCGCCCGCAGTCGTGCGCCACGGCGCGTTCGTGGAGGCGGGCGCGGTGCTCATGCCGAGCTACGTGAACATCGGTGCGCGCGTCGGTTCGGGGACGATGGTCGATACGTGGGCGACCGTCGGGTCGTGTGCGCAGGTCGGCCGGAACGTCCACCTGTCGGGCGGGGTGGGCCTCGGCGGGGTTCTCGAGCCGCCGGGCGCGCGCCCGGTCATCATCGAGGACGACGCCTTCATCGGGTCGCGCTGCGTCGTCGTCGAGGGGGTCGTCGTCGAGGAGGGCGCCGTGCTGGGCGCGCTCACCGTCCTCACCGCGTCGACGCAGGTCGTCGACGTCACCGGTGACGAGCCGGTTGTGAGCCGGGGACGCGTCCCCGCCCGCTCCGTCGTCATCCCCGGCACCCGGCCGAAGGACTTCCCGGCGGGCACGTTCGGCGTCCCGTGCGCGCTCGTCATCGGGCAGCGCTCCGCGGCGACCGACAAGAAGGTGTCCCTGAACGAGGCGCTGCGCGAGCACGACGTGCCCGTGTGA
- a CDS encoding sigma-70 family RNA polymerase sigma factor: protein MSVPDDLLDLYFSELGKVRLLTAEDEVRLAKTIEAGREAQAKLDAGEKKNRRELERAVREGRAAFDHFVAANLRLVVSVAAQFSKRSTLDLGELIQEGNLGLLRAVEKFDWRRGYKFSTYATWWIRQAIQRGVAGSERTIRLPVALHDALVKVRAAGARLESETGREATVAELAEATRLSEEKVRRAMEGDHAMTSLDRPVGFDQDASDLGEFVAVAEDSPADEVVERNFVEGLFDLAREHLDERAWYVLTRRYGLDGQQALTLDALGRELGLSRESVRKIENQALHRLQEQLGVAA, encoded by the coding sequence ATGAGTGTCCCCGACGACCTCCTCGACCTGTACTTCTCCGAGCTCGGCAAGGTCCGTCTGCTGACGGCCGAGGACGAGGTCCGCCTGGCGAAGACGATCGAGGCGGGTCGCGAGGCCCAGGCCAAGCTCGACGCCGGTGAGAAGAAGAACCGGCGCGAGCTCGAGCGCGCGGTACGCGAGGGCCGGGCGGCCTTCGACCACTTCGTCGCAGCGAACCTGCGGCTCGTGGTCAGCGTTGCCGCGCAGTTCTCCAAGCGGTCGACGCTCGACCTCGGGGAGCTCATCCAGGAGGGCAACCTCGGACTCCTGCGCGCGGTCGAGAAGTTCGACTGGCGCCGGGGGTACAAGTTCTCGACGTACGCGACGTGGTGGATCCGCCAGGCGATCCAGCGTGGCGTGGCCGGCAGCGAGCGGACGATCCGCCTGCCGGTCGCGCTCCATGACGCGCTCGTGAAGGTGCGCGCCGCCGGCGCGCGGCTCGAGTCGGAGACGGGGCGTGAGGCCACCGTCGCGGAGCTGGCGGAGGCGACGCGGCTGTCGGAGGAGAAGGTGCGCCGCGCGATGGAGGGCGACCACGCCATGACGTCGCTCGACCGCCCGGTCGGCTTCGACCAGGACGCGAGCGACCTCGGCGAGTTCGTCGCCGTGGCCGAGGACTCCCCCGCCGACGAGGTCGTCGAGCGCAACTTCGTCGAGGGGCTGTTCGACCTCGCGCGCGAGCACCTCGACGAGCGCGCGTGGTACGTCCTCACCCGCCGCTACGGGCTCGACGGTCAGCAGGCGCTCACGCTCGACGCGTTGGGCAGGGAGCTCGGCCTGTCGCGCGAGTCGGTTCGCAAGATCGAGAACCAGGCGCTGCACCGCCTGCAGGAGCAGCTCGGCGTCGCAGCCTGA
- a CDS encoding HAD-IA family hydrolase, which yields MVLFDLDGVLVDSTASVAEAWTAWALRHGIDADAVIHQAHGRRAVDTIRSVAPHLDPDAETALLEGAEIAAAESTRALPGAARHLHALPPGTWAVVTSGTRKLARARITATGLPEPSVLVTAEDVTAGKPDPASYLRAASLLGVDAADALVVEDTPAGIAAAVAAGMPAIGLTTTYPAGDLAAASAVVATADDLAITLADDGELAVTTRDDVQGAEGTDRTRPGV from the coding sequence GTGGTGCTGTTCGACCTCGACGGCGTGCTCGTGGACTCCACCGCCTCCGTGGCCGAGGCGTGGACCGCCTGGGCGCTGCGGCACGGAATCGACGCGGACGCCGTCATCCACCAGGCGCACGGCCGGCGCGCCGTCGACACGATCCGGTCGGTGGCGCCCCATCTCGACCCCGACGCGGAGACCGCGCTGCTCGAGGGCGCCGAGATCGCGGCGGCGGAGTCGACGCGCGCGCTGCCGGGTGCGGCCCGTCACCTCCATGCGCTCCCGCCCGGCACGTGGGCGGTCGTGACGTCGGGCACGCGCAAGCTCGCCCGCGCACGCATCACCGCCACTGGGCTGCCCGAACCGTCGGTCCTCGTCACCGCCGAGGACGTCACCGCCGGCAAGCCCGACCCGGCGTCCTACCTGCGGGCGGCGAGTCTGCTCGGTGTCGACGCAGCCGACGCGCTCGTCGTCGAGGACACCCCTGCCGGCATCGCGGCGGCGGTCGCGGCGGGGATGCCCGCGATCGGACTCACGACGACGTACCCGGCCGGCGATCTCGCAGCCGCGTCGGCGGTCGTTGCGACCGCCGACGACCTCGCCATCACGCTCGCCGACGACGGCGAGCTCGCGGTGACGACGCGCGACGACGTCCAGGGCGCTGAGGGCACCGACCGCACGCGACCTGGGGTCTAG